One genomic region from Syngnathus typhle isolate RoL2023-S1 ecotype Sweden linkage group LG17, RoL_Styp_1.0, whole genome shotgun sequence encodes:
- the LOC133170272 gene encoding ferritin, middle subunit: MESQVRQNYHQDCEAAINRMVNMELFASYTYTSMAFYFSRDDVALPGFAHFFKENSDEEREHAEKLLSFQNKRGGRIFLQDIKKPARDEWGSGLEAMQCALQLEKNVNQALLELHKLASDHVDPHLCDFLESHYLNEQVEAIKKLGDYITNLSRMDAGNDKMAEYLFDKHTLGDKS, encoded by the exons ATTAACCGAATGGTTAATATGGAGCTGTTCGCTTCCTACACCTACACCTCAATG GCCTTTTACTTCTCCCGAGATGACGTGGCCCTTCCAGGTTTTGCTCATTTCTTCAAGGAGAACAGTGACGAAGAGAGGGAGCATGCCGAGAAGCTGTTGTCCTTCCAAAACAAAAGAGGTGGACGTATCTTCCTCCAGGATATCAAG AAACCAGCGCGTGATGAGTGGGGGAGTGGACTTGAGGCCATGCAGTGCGCCCTGCAGTTGGAGAAAAACGTCAACCAGGCTCTGCTGGAACTGCACAAACTTGCCTCTGATCATGTGGACCCACAT CTGTGCGACTTCTTGGAAAGCCACTACTTGAATGAGCAAGTGGAGGCCATAAAGAAGTTGGGTGACTACATCACCAACCTGAGCCGAATGGATGCTGGAAACGACAAGATGGCAGAGTACCTGTTTGACAAGCACACTCTGGGGGACAAGAGCTAA